The genomic region ACTTTCGGTTTGTCGACGGGTATGGGTGTCCTTGCGAGCCATCGGTCATTGGCATAACGAAAAAAATCATCGCCAGGTCTGATTGCAGTATTTATTGACGACGTATCGATACCCCAGTTCCCGTAGTGCATCGGAGACTGAGACTGGTGCTTCGTCGTGGTGCACGCGACGGTCAAAATCCCAAGCATGGCAGCGCGCTGAAGAAGTCTGGTTCGAGCACTCATCAAACACCTCCGTATGGACCACCATCGATCTCTGATCGAGCAACGCATCGTCCAATGTCCGGATGGAAGGACCGAGAACTCCACGCGAAGTGAACAATGCGCGGGGCGAACTGAGGAAAGCGCACGAGTCTCGGTGGTAGATGCGAGGCGCCCAACGGTGAAACCCCGTGCCGCTTGTGTCAACTAAAAACTCGAGGGGCGATTCGGAAAGCTAATTGGCTCGTGATCGTCCTCACATCATCGCCTCTGATCGACAAATGGCGGATGGCCGTCGCCGCCACCTGGCGTTACGAACTTGGCCCGAGGCGCACCTTCAGGACGGATTGACCGCCGCCGTATCCCCGAGCGTAAAGCGAAACACCGCCCCGCGATCGAGATGTCCCTCCGCCCAAACCTTGCCGCCGTGACGCCGTACGATGCGCGCTACGGTTGCAAGGCCGACGCCGGTGCCTTCGAACTCCTGGTTCGCGTGCAGACGCTGGAACGGCTGGAAGAGCTTGCCGACGAAACGCATGTCGAATCCGCAGCCGTTGTCCCGCACGGAGAACACCGATTCGCCCTCGTGAATCTCGCTGCCGATCGCGATCTGAGCGCTCCTGCGCCTGCCCGTGTATTTCCACGCGTTGCCGATGAGATTGGTCAGCACGATGCGCAGCAGCTGCGTGTCCGCATTGGCGAGCAGGCCGTCCTCGATTTCGAACGTGGCGTCCCGCTCCGGATTCGTTGCGTGAAAATCGGCGGCGATCGCGCGCACCATCACGGTAACGTCGACGGGCTCGCGCCGGATCTCCACGCGGGATGCGCGCGACAGCATCAGCATGTCGTCGATGAGCTGCGCCATGCGCCGGCTCGCTCCGCGGATCCGCTCGAGCTTGGTCAGCGCGTCGTCGGACAGCTCGCTTCCGTGATCGTCGGCGAGCACGGCGGCAAATCCCTCGATGCTGCGAAGCGGCGTCCGCAGGTCGTGCGAGACCGAATACGCGAATGATTCGAGATCCTTGTTGGCCGCCTCGAGCAGCGCGGTTCGCTCGCGAACCTGGGCCTCCAGATCGAGGTTCATCCGCCGTACGGCTTCGGCTGCACGCCGGCGTTCGGTGATGTCGACGCCGACGCCTCCGACGCGCGTCCGCCCGCCCTGGTGAATGGCCGTCAGGCTGATCTGGAACCAGCGCGGCTCGCCGATCGGCATGAAATACTCGGGAACATGCACCGAGCCTTCCTTCGCACAACGCACGATGAGCTCGCGGAGCCGCTCGACCTCGCCGTGCGAGAACCCGACCTCGCGGCCGGTGCGGCCGCGTACCTGTTCGACCGTCACACCGAATGCCGTGGCCAGAGTTTCGTTGACGTCGACGTAGACGAAGTCGTCGTCGGTCAGATCGAGCAGCGCGCTCTGCACGTTGGACGAGCGGAAAATGCCTTCGAAATCGGCGCGGCTCTCGGCCAGCGCACGGCTGGCCGCGCGCGCCCTGTATTCGGCGAGGGTGTCGCGCTCGACCTCGCGTGCAATGTAGATCGACATCAGGAACGCCAGCGACAATGCACTCAGGTCGTACCAGATGTCGTGGTAGACCGACGACTCCACGAGCAGCGGTGCCGTCGCCATGAGGAATGCGGCGACAACCGCCACGGCCTGGGTCCGCGGGCCCCATGGGATGAAGCTCGACGTCGCGAGAATCGTGATCGCGAACAGCAGCGCATTGGTGTGGACGTTGCCGATGATCAGGCCGGTCGCGCCGGTGACGAAGTTGCATGTGATCGATAGCACGAGCAGGCATGCGACGAGTGTCGCCCGCGTCGGATTGCGAGCCGAGATCCACATGCCGCCCACGGTGACGGCCGCCTGCAGGAACTTGAGGGCGAGGAGCAGGCCAAGGTGCTGCTCGTGAAGCCAGACGTGAAGACCGGCGAATGCAGCTGTTCCGGCGAGGATCGGCCAGCGGATCAGGCGGAATCGGCGAAGCAGAAGCGGCGCGAGGATTTCCCGGCTGGGCTCACGCGCCGGATCGTGGTTGCTGAGCGCGTCGGGTGTCATTCGGTCGCCGTTGTGCGAGCAGGACGCTCAGCATTAGCGGGCGATCGCGGCGAAGTCACGACGGCGCGACCTTGCCCCGGCACCGCAAAAAGAGCGTCGTTCGCCCGTGGCCGGCGGAAACGTGACCCGCGTTACTCGCTGAGCGTGCGCACTTCGTCGGTGAGGCGACGGACGCGGATGGAAAGACTGCGTGCGAAGTTCTCGAGCAGCTTCACCTTGAGATCGGGATGCGTGTTGGTCAGGTGCTCGAAGTCGGCGATCGGAAGCTCCCAGCATTCGACCGGCGTATCGGCGCGTACGACGGCCGAGCGCGGCTGGCGCTCGAGGATCGCCATCTCGCCGAAGATCATTCCCGGCGTGCAGGTGGTCAGCCGGCGCGTTCCTCCACCGGCGAGATCGATCGTCACACTGACCTGTCCGCTGGCAAGAAAGAACATCGAATCGGCGGCGTCGCCGATGGCGACGATCTGTTCGCCGGCCTTGAAGCGGCGCGTCTTGAGGACGTTGCGCAGCACGTTGATGCTGACGTCGTCGAGCCCTTCGCAGATATCGAAATTCTCGAGAGAGACGGGGATTCCTCCCGGAGCCGAGACGCGAATGTCGTAGAGAAGCTGGTCTTCGCAGAGCTCGAGCGCCGTGTCGGCCTCTTCCATCGCGAGCAGCAGCGCCGCCGGCTTGCGCGCAAGCGCCGCCGAGAAGTACTGCTGCAGCCCGGCGTCGGCGTCGAGACCCGTCAGGATGACTTCGCGGAATCTCTGGCGGTTGCGCTCCCAGAACGACATCCACAGGTCGAGCGCCGGCCAGTCCGCCGTCGAGACGCGCTTGAAGTCGAAGACCAGCCAGTCGGAGTTGGGCGGCAGCGCGAGAATGTCGCGAATCACCCGCTCGATCGAAAACAGCGTGAGCTCACCCTGGAGCTCGAAGACGACGATGCGCCGTCCGTGCTCGGAGAGCGCGCGCTGCTCGAGCGAGCGGCGCATGCGCTTGGAGCTGACCATCGACGCGTCGTAGCGGCGCCGCACGAGCGATTTGCCCGAGCGCGTTGCCTGGAACAGGTGCAGGCCGAAGTCTTCGGACAGATCGTGGAACACGCGCACGCCGCGCACGCTGTTGCCGCGCGTGTCGAGCGGCGGGGAGAAGACCGCGATGCCGACCTGCCCCGGCAGCACGCCGATCACGCCGCCGCCGATTCCGCTCTTGGATGGCATGCCGGCACGGGCAACCCATTCGCCGGCGTAGTCGTACATCCCGCACGTCGCCATGACACCGAGGACGTTGGAGACGATCGCCTGATCGAGCACGCTTTCGTTGGTGGTCGGGCAGACTCCGCCTCCGGCGAGCGTTGCGGCCATGACGGCGAGGTCGCGGCAGGTGACCATCGTCGAACATTGCTGCGAATAGCACTCGAGCACCGGCTCGAGCACCGAGCCGACGATTCCCGAATTGCGAAGCAGATAATCGATTGCAAAGTTTCCGATGCCGCTGTGACGCTCGGAGGCGACCATCGCGTCGTCGATCTGGAGCGGTTTTCCGGCACACCGCGACATCACGTCGAGAATGCGGCGGACGCGCGGCCGGCCGGCTTCGTCGCGAACCAGACTGGTCGCGGCGATCGCGCCCGCGTTGATCATCGGATTGAACGGCCGCCCGCTTTCCTGGAACAGGCTGACGCGGTCGGTCCCGTTTCCGGTCGGCACCAGGCCGACTTTGTCGAGCACGCCCTCGAGACCGTTGTCCTGGAGCGCCAGCGCGTAGGCGAACGGCTTGGAGATCGACTGGATCGAGAACGGGGTTTCGCAGTCGCCGACCGTGTAGACACGGCCGTCGGTGGTGGCGATGGCGATCCCGAATGCCGACGGGTCGGCCCGGGCCAGCTCGGGAATGTAGCTTGCCACCTCGCCGGCGGTGCAATCGACGTGTCGCGAGTAAAGCTCCTGCAGATACGTTGCGAGCGGATGCTCGGCGGCCGGATCGTCGGGGACAGGTGCGCTCGTTTTTTTCGAAAAGCTTTCGGACACGTGAGGACTCCCTCGGCTCGGAACAATGACAGTGTGGCGCTATCTCGCCAAGAGGATCGACGCCCGCCGGCCGCTTTTTGACAGGCGCGATCGAAGCAGGTTCCGCGCCGACGGCAGCAGCGACGCCGGCCGCAGGCGCTGGAGTAACCGACCGGCTGCGCGCGTCAAGTCGCCGCCGGCCGATCCCGGATCGCCTCGCAGCGGCGAAACTGCTCGGCAGGCGAAAGCTCCGCCGGCAGCGTTTCAATTTTGCGGCGTCGTAGAAGTCCTGCGGCGTTGAGGTCGCCGGGGCCGGTTTCGACCGGATACGACCTGTCCGGCAGCCGTTCGGCGCCGGGCACTCCGTTAGCCGGCTGCGCGCGAGAGAGTAGTGCACTTGCGGCCCTGCAGTCGCCCTGCAAGGCAAGCACGACGCCGCGCATCGCGACCGCATCGGCAAAACCCGGATCGAGTGACGCGCTGGCCGCCAGCTCTTCATCGGCGCGGCGCAGGGAATCAGACCTCGCCTGCCCGGCCGGCTCCCGGGAGGCTTCGATCAGATGCACGATGCCGAGGTTGTACGCGCTCTCCGGGATCGAACGGTCATAGCGACGCGAACGTTCGAGCTCTTCGCGCGCCCCGTCGAGATCGCCGCCGGCGAAGTCGAACACCGCAATCGAGTTCGCGTACTCGGCCTGCGTCGACAGGATCGCCTCTTCGCGCTGCGCAGCCGTGCCCGTCGACTGGCCCGGTTGCCGGAGCGCGGCGGTTCGCAGGAAATACTGCGCGGCGTCGAGCTTGCCGCTTTCGAACGCGAGCGCCGCCAGGTTCTCGTAGCCGAGGTGATGGCCGCGGGCGGCGGCCGCTTCGAACTTCTTCTGTGCGATCGCCCGGTCGCCGCCGGCATAGTGGAGCACGCCGTACATGTTCTGGACGATCGCGTTCTCGAAGCCTTCGACGAACCAGTCGTCGGGCATGAAACGCCCGTGCGCGAACACGATCGCGCTCGTGAGCGCAAGCGCGGCGCATGCCGAAGCTGCGGCGTGCTGCAGGCGGCGGCTGCGCGCGCCGACGAATACGAACCCGACGGCAAACATGTACGCGAACGCCGATCCGACCAGCAGCAGGTACGTCGCCTTTACGGCCGCCTGTGTCGGCACGCTGCGTGTGCCGTGTACGACGACAGCCGCCATTGCCGCCAGCGTCGTCAGCATCGCTACCGCCGTGTCGTCCCACCCGCGACGCCACAGGTTTTGCAGCGAGACGGCGATGCCGAGCAGCATGATCGAGGTCGGCACCAGCGCGAGCAGCAGCAGCAGCTGTCCGGCGCGCCGGGACGCTTCGCTGTGCGTGACCGGCGTCAGCACGAACCCGCCGAATCCGTCGAACCAGGTGTTGGCGTAGATGCCGGTCGGAATCGATTCGCGCATCGCGCTGTACCCGCCGTACGGCGGGCGCGGCGAGTTGAGCGAAAGGCCGCGCGGCCACTGCGGCCGATAGATGATGCCCGGGTCGAACAGCAGATATTCGAGCAGCTCGCGGCGCCCCTGGAGCTGCGAGTCCTCGACCCTCTTCAGGAAAAGATGGGTACGGCTGAGCTGGAACGGCGTGCCGAACTCGCGAACGTTGCGCGCGTAGTAGCCGCCGCAGACCGCGAGCATGGCGACCACGACGATCGCGACGGTTCCCGCGGCACCGGCAAAATCCCGGCGCACGATGCCGCGAAGGGCAATCGTCGCGATCGAGCCCGCGACCACCACGATTGCCGTGAACTTGGTCAGCATGGCCAGCCCGAGCATCACCCCGAGCGTTGCGGCGTGGGCCGTCGTCTCTTCGCGCAACGTCCAGACCAGCGCGAGAAGCGCGAGGTTGCCGAGAATGGCCGTCAGGTTCTCGTTGCCGACGAACCCGGCGCTGTAGAGTTGCATCGGCAGGAACAGCATCGACCCGGCCGCCAGCAGCTGGACGAGCCGATCGGAGGGAAAGCGCAGCCGCACGATCACGAATGCCGTTGCCGCCGGAATCAGGCCGGCGAGCGCGATCAGCACCGTTCCGATCCGCAGCCGCACTTCGGCGTCGAGGGAGCCGGCCAGGCGCCAGATCAGAGCCATCAGCTCGTAGTAGAGCGGCGGCTGGAAGAATTCCCAGCCCTGGTCGGCCAGCGGGATCCTTCCGGTGGTCGCGACGAACCAGATGTACGTAAAGTGTGCGAACGCGTCGTAGCCGCCGAGCACCGGAAACGACAGGGCGTTGTTGAGACGCACCGCCGCCGCCGCGACCGTCATCACCGAGGCAATGACGAGGAAGGTAGTGCGGCTCATCCAGAGGCAGGGTCGTCTTCAAGTGGCAAAAGGTCAATTGGGCGATTCGCTCTCCGAGCCGGTCGCCGCTTCGCTCGCTGAGCCGTGCGCCGCTATGCTGCGCGCCGTGCAGGCGGAATCAGGCGCGGGTCGCGGCATCGTCGTAGTCGCGTCGATCGTCCTGCTGCTGGTGGCGGTCGCCGAGCGGCTGCACAACGCGTGGGCGGCACCGGTTCTTTCCGGCTACGACGCGTTCGGCCACTTCACCTACATCTGGTTCGTCGCGCGCACCTGGCATTTCCCGATGGCGACGCACGGATGGTCGTTCTTCCATCCGCCGCTCTACTACGCGCTGATGGCCGGAATCTGGAACGCGCTCGACGGGCTCGACCCGTACGTCCGGCTGAAGATCGGCAAGGTGCTGGTGGCAGCGCTCGGATCGGTGCAGGCGCCGATCGCATGGTACGTGGTGGGACGCGCGTTTCCGCAAAACCGCGCCGTCCGGGCAATGGCCGCGCTTCTCGTCCTCGTCGTTCCGGTGCAGCTCTACAGTGCGGGATTCCTCGGAAACGAAGGTCTTCACGCCGTCTTCGGTAGCCTGTCGCTGCTCGCGCTGCTTCATCTGCTGGACGCTCCGTCGCCGCGCCGCGCCGCTGTTCTCGGCCTCTGTCTCGGGGCGGCGATGGCTGCCAAGTTTTCGGCGCTCGCCATCGTCGTCGCGTCGCTCGCGACGATTGCCGCTCGCGCACTCGCGCGCCGCCGCTACGGCGAAGGGGCCAGGCTCATCGCCGTCACCGCGGCAACGTCGCTGGTGATCTGCGGTCCGTGGATCGTGCGCAACATCGAAGCGTACGGAACTCCGTTCGAGCTCAGCCGCAGGACGTTCCCGGTCGCATACGTCGAGAACAACCAGCCGCAGGCGGCAAGAGGCTGGGCGGACTACCTGACGTTCGATCCGCTGATCTTCAGGCGGCCGGTGTGGCCGCGCGATTCGACGGCGTCGAGCGATCCGGCGCCGCACGATTTCGAGCGCGCGGTGCGCGAGTCGGTGTGGACCGGAATGTACGCGAACACGTGGTTCGACGGCTTCGGCGGCTGGGTTCTGCCGCCGGTGGTGGAAAGCGAAGGCTCACGCCGCGCCGGGCAGGCGCTGCTCATGCTCGGCCTGATCCCGACGCTGCTGATCGCGATCGGCATCGTGCGTGCGCTGGTCGCCCTCGCACGCCGTGGATGGGATGACACGTCGGTCGCATTCGCGTTCACGACCGCGGCGATGATCGTGCTGCTCGTGCAGGGGACGATCGAAGTACCGATCGCAGCCGCGGTCAAGGCCACGTACTTCACGCCGATCGCGGTCGTATTCGCGTTCTGGTTCGCGCACGGAGCGGTGTGGATCGACGAGCGGCTGCGCGCGCTGTCGTATCTCCTGCGCGCGGGCTTCCTCGTGCTTGCGGTGCTCAGCCTGGCCGTCTTCTGGCAGGGCTTTCTGTTCGATCCGACGACGATCACGAGCAACATCCCGCGCTTCGACGAAGGCAAGACCGTGCAGGACGGCATCGTCAAGTACGCCGGCGGGCGCGTCGACGAAGCGCGCGCGCTTTTCCGCAAGGCGGCGGCCACCGACTACCATCTGGCTTACGAGAATCTCGGCTTTCTGCTGATCGACGAGGGCAAGGTGCGCGCCGGCCTGTCGCAGCTTCGCCTCGCGTGGCGGATGCAGCATCGCCAGGTCGACGGTCCGATCGACGCCGACAGGTTCCTGCGCCTCGCAAAAGCCGAATACGGCCATTCGATTGCGGTCGTGATGCACGACCACGGGCAGTCGAGACGCGCCACTCTGCTCTGGCGCCGCGCGCTGCGCCAGAATCCGCAACTTTCCGAGGCGCTCGCGGGCTTGTCGCTGACCAGGCTCGAAGACGTGCTGCACCTCGAGCCCGACGAAAAAGCGCGCCGCGCCGCGTTCGAAGAGGCCGCAAGTGATTTCGCGAGCGTGCGCGCGATCGATCCGGGCCTGGCCGACGGCTGGACGCTTGGCGCTGCCGTGTCGGCCGCGCGCGGCGACTGCGACGGCGCACGAGCAATCCTCGATGCATGGAAATCGCTTCCATGCTGGATCGAGCGTCAGTTCCCGGCCGAGACCGGTACGGGCGCCGGCCACTCGGCGTCGATCGGGCGGCGACGACTCGCCAGGCCGCGCACGCAGCGCTTCAACCCCGATCTTGTCCTTCGCGCATGCGGCATCGAGTCGGGCTCGATATAGCAACGTCGAGAAACGCCAGGCTGCCGAGCGATGGAGCTTCGCGCGGCGCGGCTTCGGCCTGATCGATCGCTGCGGCAAGCTCGTCGCGCCTCGGCGACGGAGGAAGCGGGGCGACCTGCTCGAGCCCTTCGCGGATCGCCGCGCGCGCGCCTTCGATTGCCGCCGCGCGGTACTCGGGATCGACCGACAGCAGCGCCTTGGTCAGGCCGGACGCCGACGCATCGCTGCGGCGCGTACCGAACAGATACGCAAAGCTGAATCCGACGCCGCGATATGCCCGGCCTCGAAGCTCGGGCGGCAGCGCATCGATGCGCGGGCCGAAGATCGGATCGGTTCCGTGCTTGAAGACGACGAGGTGCCCATACGCTTCGGCGCCGGTCTCGCGAGCCTCCGATTCGGCGAGCGCGCGATGGCCGCTCCCGTCGTTCACGATCTGCAGCGTGCCGATTGCTCCGGCGGCCACGCATACCGACAGCGCGGCAACGCTGATCAGCCGCGGCGCACGCGCGACCGCCAGTGCAACCGCAAAGAACAGCGACGGGAGAGCCGGCACGATGATCCGGAACGTGAACCAGCGGACCATTCCGTAGTCGTTGAACTCCTGGTTGCTGGCGGCAATCGTCGCGAGGAAAAGCGGGAAGACCACGAGGATCGCGAGCTCCGGGCTCTGGCGCACGTGTGCGCCGAGCGTCGACGTCGAGCGCGCGATGCCCGACACGATCCGCAGCAGCCCTGCAGACGTCGCAGCGATCCATGCGGCCGCGCAGACCGCGAGATACGGATAGGACAGGAGATCCCTCGAGACCTTGACGTCGCCCGGAACTCCGATGTTGCGGAAATAAAGCGCGACCGGAACGCCGTGGACCGTGACGTCGAAGAGTCTTGCCACGTAGCCGGCTCGCCCCGCGCCGCCGCGCGCGAAGGTTTCGCCGACGATGTCGAGCGCACCTCCGGCAATCGCGTAGCGAACGATCCACGGCGAAAAGCCTGCAGCAAAGCCTGCGGCGGCAAGCGGCCACGATCGGAGCGGAAGCGCTCCGGCCGCAAACGCGTACGCCAATCCGGCTGCGAACGTCAGCGCCGATGTGTAGCTGAACCAGATCGAAAGCCCGGCCGCCGCCATCCATGCGAACAGTCGGGCGCGAGCAATGGAGCGATCCGTCGAGCGAGCGACGTATCGATACATGAGCAGCCACTGCAGGCCGCTCAGCGTGACCGTGTCGCTGTGAAAGCCCTGGCCGACGACGTTGAACACGGCAAAGACCGGCGGTGCCGCGAGCCACGCCAGGCCGAGCGCATTCGCGGTGCGTCTGCCGAACACGTTGTCGGCGACGAGCAGCCAGAGCCACAGGCCGAGCGCGCTCCACGCGAGCGCGACCGCCTTGAGCACGACGATCGACGGGCCGGTCACCGCGGTCACTAGCGCTGTGAGCCCGGCGAAAACGAGGCTTCCGCCGGCGTACGGATCGGCCTGCAGATCGTGGAAAGGAATTGCCCAGCCGCTTCGCAGCGCTTCGGCGATGAGCAGCCGGTAGGTCTCCTCCCAGAAGTACACGCCGTCGAAGCCGAGCGCGATCAGGAGCGCGCGGTGCACGACGAACGCGGCAACCCACCACAGGAGCGCGACTCGCGAGCCGGTCATCTGTGCGCGCGAAGCAGCCGCTCGAGCCGCTCGTCGCCCGCCGATCCCGTAGCGACGGCGACGGCTGCTCCGATCCGGTCGTCATTGCGCAGCCGCAGGCCGGGCGGCAGCCCGGCGTCGCCGCCGGCGCTCGTATCCTGCGCGACGATGGCCGCGTGAGCCTCGCCGCGGAGAACGGCATCGAGGCCGTCGTGCGCGCTCAGGCGAAGATGGTGCACGCGCGCGCGCAGATCCTGCCGCCGCAGTGCCGCTTCCAGCGCTGCCGATGCTGCGCTCGGCTGCCCGGCAAGCACGAATGCGGCATCGATCTCGCCCGGTGCTGCGAGCAGCTCGACCTCGACGTTGCTGCCGGCGTCGATTCCTTCGACCGTCGCAGCGATCGCCAGCCAGCCGTGTGCCGTGCTGACCGTGCTGATCGAGCCCGCGCCCGACGGAAGAGCCGCGACGACGTCGAGACCGCCCGCCTGGCGCGTGATGACGACGCGGCGAAACTCGTCCACGCCGAGCCGGGAAGGAATGTTGCGGACGACGCGCGCCTGCATCACCGGACGCACCGGTTCGGCGGTACCGAGAAGCGCAGCGACGAGAGGCCGCAGCAGCCGCTCGCAGACTACGATTGCCGCGACGGGATATCCGGGGATGGCAAGCACGGGGGTCGCGCGTGCGGCGCCGCCGGCAACGCGCGCGATCGCAACCGGGCGCCCGGGCGCAATGTCGACTCCGTGCACCAGCATCTCGCCGAGCGATGCGAGCACCGACGTGGTCAGGTCCTTGCGTCCGGCCGAGCTGCCGGCGATCACGCAGACCGCATCGAATCGATTCGCCGCGTCGGCGACGACTTCCGACAGGCGCTTTTCGTCGTCGGCGACGATGCCGAGGCGATGCGCGCTTGCGCCCCACTCGTCGGCGAGCGCAGCGATCATCCGCGAATTGTAGTCGATGATCTGGCCGACGGTCGCGTGGCCGTCGGGCTCGACGACTTCGCTGCCGGTGGAGACGATGGCAATGCGCGGCCTTCTTCGAACCGAAACGTCGGTCGTTCCGGTAGCCAGCATCGCGCCAAGGTCCCATGCACGAATGCGCTGGCCGGCGCGCACCACGATGACGCCCCCGGCGATGTCCTCGCCGATCCGTCGCACGTCGCGTCCCGGAGCGACCGGCGCTGAAATGCGA from Candidatus Limnocylindrales bacterium harbors:
- the glsA gene encoding glutaminase A, whose translation is MSESFSKKTSAPVPDDPAAEHPLATYLQELYSRHVDCTAGEVASYIPELARADPSAFGIAIATTDGRVYTVGDCETPFSIQSISKPFAYALALQDNGLEGVLDKVGLVPTGNGTDRVSLFQESGRPFNPMINAGAIAATSLVRDEAGRPRVRRILDVMSRCAGKPLQIDDAMVASERHSGIGNFAIDYLLRNSGIVGSVLEPVLECYSQQCSTMVTCRDLAVMAATLAGGGVCPTTNESVLDQAIVSNVLGVMATCGMYDYAGEWVARAGMPSKSGIGGGVIGVLPGQVGIAVFSPPLDTRGNSVRGVRVFHDLSEDFGLHLFQATRSGKSLVRRRYDASMVSSKRMRRSLEQRALSEHGRRIVVFELQGELTLFSIERVIRDILALPPNSDWLVFDFKRVSTADWPALDLWMSFWERNRQRFREVILTGLDADAGLQQYFSAALARKPAALLLAMEEADTALELCEDQLLYDIRVSAPGGIPVSLENFDICEGLDDVSINVLRNVLKTRRFKAGEQIVAIGDAADSMFFLASGQVSVTIDLAGGGTRRLTTCTPGMIFGEMAILERQPRSAVVRADTPVECWELPIADFEHLTNTHPDLKVKLLENFARSLSIRVRRLTDEVRTLSE
- a CDS encoding ATP-binding protein, which encodes MTPDALSNHDPAREPSREILAPLLLRRFRLIRWPILAGTAAFAGLHVWLHEQHLGLLLALKFLQAAVTVGGMWISARNPTRATLVACLLVLSITCNFVTGATGLIIGNVHTNALLFAITILATSSFIPWGPRTQAVAVVAAFLMATAPLLVESSVYHDIWYDLSALSLAFLMSIYIAREVERDTLAEYRARAASRALAESRADFEGIFRSSNVQSALLDLTDDDFVYVDVNETLATAFGVTVEQVRGRTGREVGFSHGEVERLRELIVRCAKEGSVHVPEYFMPIGEPRWFQISLTAIHQGGRTRVGGVGVDITERRRAAEAVRRMNLDLEAQVRERTALLEAANKDLESFAYSVSHDLRTPLRSIEGFAAVLADDHGSELSDDALTKLERIRGASRRMAQLIDDMLMLSRASRVEIRREPVDVTVMVRAIAADFHATNPERDATFEIEDGLLANADTQLLRIVLTNLIGNAWKYTGRRRSAQIAIGSEIHEGESVFSVRDNGCGFDMRFVGKLFQPFQRLHANQEFEGTGVGLATVARIVRRHGGKVWAEGHLDRGAVFRFTLGDTAAVNPS
- a CDS encoding glycosyltransferase family 39 protein, whose amino-acid sequence is MGDSLSEPVAASLAEPCAAMLRAVQAESGAGRGIVVVASIVLLLVAVAERLHNAWAAPVLSGYDAFGHFTYIWFVARTWHFPMATHGWSFFHPPLYYALMAGIWNALDGLDPYVRLKIGKVLVAALGSVQAPIAWYVVGRAFPQNRAVRAMAALLVLVVPVQLYSAGFLGNEGLHAVFGSLSLLALLHLLDAPSPRRAAVLGLCLGAAMAAKFSALAIVVASLATIAARALARRRYGEGARLIAVTAATSLVICGPWIVRNIEAYGTPFELSRRTFPVAYVENNQPQAARGWADYLTFDPLIFRRPVWPRDSTASSDPAPHDFERAVRESVWTGMYANTWFDGFGGWVLPPVVESEGSRRAGQALLMLGLIPTLLIAIGIVRALVALARRGWDDTSVAFAFTTAAMIVLLVQGTIEVPIAAAVKATYFTPIAVVFAFWFAHGAVWIDERLRALSYLLRAGFLVLAVLSLAVFWQGFLFDPTTITSNIPRFDEGKTVQDGIVKYAGGRVDEARALFRKAAATDYHLAYENLGFLLIDEGKVRAGLSQLRLAWRMQHRQVDGPIDADRFLRLAKAEYGHSIAVVMHDHGQSRRATLLWRRALRQNPQLSEALAGLSLTRLEDVLHLEPDEKARRAAFEEAASDFASVRAIDPGLADGWTLGAAVSAARGDCDGARAILDAWKSLPCWIERQFPAETGTGAGHSASIGRRRLARPRTQRFNPDLVLRACGIESGSI
- the glp gene encoding gephyrin-like molybdotransferase Glp encodes the protein MTGPFLQRKPLPEARALLIAGVRPVDAESVSASDASGRIAAEDVVARHPSPHYRASAMDGIAVRSADTTAAAASPVVLHVVQAGAGPGCLPVDTGSALPDWADAVVRIEDAAVVASDAEPPERGGYRISAPVAPGRDVRRIGEDIAGGVIVVRAGQRIRAWDLGAMLATGTTDVSVRRRPRIAIVSTGSEVVEPDGHATVGQIIDYNSRMIAALADEWGASAHRLGIVADDEKRLSEVVADAANRFDAVCVIAGSSAGRKDLTTSVLASLGEMLVHGVDIAPGRPVAIARVAGGAARATPVLAIPGYPVAAIVVCERLLRPLVAALLGTAEPVRPVMQARVVRNIPSRLGVDEFRRVVITRQAGGLDVVAALPSGAGSISTVSTAHGWLAIAATVEGIDAGSNVEVELLAAPGEIDAAFVLAGQPSAASAALEAALRRQDLRARVHHLRLSAHDGLDAVLRGEAHAAIVAQDTSAGGDAGLPPGLRLRNDDRIGAAVAVATGSAGDERLERLLRAHR
- a CDS encoding glycosyltransferase family 39 protein yields the protein MSRTTFLVIASVMTVAAAAVRLNNALSFPVLGGYDAFAHFTYIWFVATTGRIPLADQGWEFFQPPLYYELMALIWRLAGSLDAEVRLRIGTVLIALAGLIPAATAFVIVRLRFPSDRLVQLLAAGSMLFLPMQLYSAGFVGNENLTAILGNLALLALVWTLREETTAHAATLGVMLGLAMLTKFTAIVVVAGSIATIALRGIVRRDFAGAAGTVAIVVVAMLAVCGGYYARNVREFGTPFQLSRTHLFLKRVEDSQLQGRRELLEYLLFDPGIIYRPQWPRGLSLNSPRPPYGGYSAMRESIPTGIYANTWFDGFGGFVLTPVTHSEASRRAGQLLLLLALVPTSIMLLGIAVSLQNLWRRGWDDTAVAMLTTLAAMAAVVVHGTRSVPTQAAVKATYLLLVGSAFAYMFAVGFVFVGARSRRLQHAAASACAALALTSAIVFAHGRFMPDDWFVEGFENAIVQNMYGVLHYAGGDRAIAQKKFEAAAARGHHLGYENLAALAFESGKLDAAQYFLRTAALRQPGQSTGTAAQREEAILSTQAEYANSIAVFDFAGGDLDGAREELERSRRYDRSIPESAYNLGIVHLIEASREPAGQARSDSLRRADEELAASASLDPGFADAVAMRGVVLALQGDCRAASALLSRAQPANGVPGAERLPDRSYPVETGPGDLNAAGLLRRRKIETLPAELSPAEQFRRCEAIRDRPAAT